The following proteins are encoded in a genomic region of Shinella zoogloeoides:
- the sucC gene encoding ADP-forming succinate--CoA ligase subunit beta yields the protein MNIHEYQAKALLKSYGAPVAEGVAIFSADEAEAAAKSLPGPLYVVKSQIHAGGRGKGKFKELGPDAKGGVRLAFSIEEAKAHAKEMLGNTLVTAQTGPAGKQVNRLYIEDGADIDRELYLSLLVDRSVGQVAFVVSTEGGMDIEAVAHDTPEKIVNVAINPEAGVTADDLAKLTAALKLDGEAKADAEKLFPILYKAFVEKDMSLLEINPLIVMKNGRMRVLDAKVSFDGNALFRHDDIKALRDETEEDAKEIEASKWDLAYVALDGNIGCMVNGAGLAMATMDIIKLYGKEPANFCDVGGGAGKEKVAAAFKIITADPKVEGILVNIFGGIMKCDVIAEGVVAAVQEVGLKVPLVVRLEGTNVELGKKILNESGLAITAADDLDDAAKKIVAAING from the coding sequence ATGAACATTCATGAATACCAGGCCAAGGCTCTCTTGAAGAGCTACGGCGCGCCGGTCGCCGAGGGCGTCGCGATCTTCTCCGCGGACGAGGCGGAAGCGGCTGCCAAGTCGCTCCCCGGCCCACTCTACGTGGTCAAGAGCCAGATCCACGCCGGCGGCCGCGGCAAGGGCAAGTTCAAGGAACTCGGCCCCGACGCCAAGGGTGGCGTTCGCCTCGCCTTCTCCATCGAGGAAGCCAAGGCCCATGCCAAGGAAATGCTCGGCAACACGCTCGTCACCGCGCAGACCGGCCCGGCCGGCAAGCAGGTGAACCGCCTCTATATCGAGGACGGCGCCGACATCGACCGTGAACTCTATCTCTCGCTGCTCGTCGACCGCTCCGTCGGCCAGGTTGCCTTCGTCGTCTCGACGGAAGGCGGCATGGACATCGAGGCCGTTGCGCATGACACGCCGGAAAAGATCGTCAACGTTGCGATCAACCCGGAAGCCGGCGTCACCGCCGACGACCTTGCCAAGCTGACGGCGGCTCTCAAGCTCGACGGCGAAGCCAAGGCCGATGCCGAAAAGCTCTTCCCGATCCTCTACAAGGCCTTTGTCGAGAAGGACATGAGCCTGCTTGAGATCAACCCGCTGATCGTCATGAAGAACGGCCGCATGCGCGTTCTCGACGCCAAGGTCTCCTTCGACGGCAATGCCCTCTTCCGCCATGACGACATCAAGGCGCTGCGCGACGAGACCGAGGAAGACGCCAAGGAAATCGAGGCCTCCAAGTGGGATCTCGCCTATGTGGCGCTCGACGGCAATATCGGCTGCATGGTCAACGGCGCAGGCCTTGCCATGGCGACGATGGACATCATCAAGCTCTACGGCAAGGAGCCGGCGAACTTCTGCGACGTCGGCGGCGGCGCCGGCAAGGAGAAGGTTGCGGCTGCCTTCAAGATCATCACGGCCGACCCGAAGGTTGAGGGCATCCTCGTCAACATCTTCGGCGGCATCATGAAGTGCGATGTCATCGCCGAGGGTGTCGTTGCGGCCGTGCAGGAAGTCGGCCTCAAGGTTCCGCTGGTCGTTCGCCTCGAAGGCACGAATGTCGAGCTTGGCAAGAAGATCCTGAACGAATCCGGCCTGGCGATCACCGCCGCCGACGATCTGGACGACGCCGCCAAGAAGATCGTCGCCGCGATCAACGGCTAA
- the sucD gene encoding succinate--CoA ligase subunit alpha, whose product MSILVNKNTKVLVQGLTGKTGTFHTEQALAYYGTQMVGGIHPKKGGETWTGSKGESLPIFASVAEGKEKTGADASVIYVPPAGAADAIIEAIDAEIPFITCITEGIPVADMVRVKARLDRSTSRLLGPNCPGILTPEECKIGIMPGSIFRKGSVGIVSRSGTLTYEAVFQTSNEGLGQTTAVGIGGDPVKGTEFIDVLEMFLADDATTSIIMIGEIGGSAEEDAAQFLIDEAKKGRKKPMAGFIAGRTAPKGRTMGHAGAVVSGGKGDAESKIAAMEAAGIRVSPSPARLGKTLVEVLKG is encoded by the coding sequence ATGTCGATTCTCGTCAACAAGAACACCAAGGTCCTCGTTCAGGGCCTGACCGGCAAGACCGGCACCTTCCACACCGAACAGGCGCTCGCCTATTACGGCACGCAGATGGTCGGCGGCATCCATCCGAAGAAGGGCGGCGAAACCTGGACCGGCTCCAAGGGCGAAAGCCTGCCGATCTTCGCTTCCGTCGCCGAAGGCAAGGAAAAGACCGGTGCGGACGCATCCGTGATCTACGTTCCGCCGGCAGGCGCCGCGGACGCGATCATCGAGGCGATCGATGCGGAAATCCCGTTCATCACCTGCATCACCGAAGGCATCCCGGTTGCCGACATGGTGCGCGTCAAGGCCCGCCTCGACCGCTCCACGTCGCGCCTGCTCGGCCCGAACTGCCCCGGCATCCTGACGCCCGAAGAATGCAAGATCGGCATCATGCCGGGCTCGATCTTCCGCAAGGGTTCGGTCGGCATCGTCTCGCGCTCCGGCACGCTGACCTATGAAGCCGTCTTCCAGACGTCCAACGAAGGCCTCGGCCAGACGACGGCCGTCGGCATCGGCGGCGACCCGGTCAAGGGCACCGAGTTCATCGACGTGCTTGAGATGTTCCTGGCCGACGACGCCACGACCTCGATCATCATGATCGGCGAAATCGGCGGCTCGGCCGAGGAAGATGCGGCGCAGTTCCTCATCGACGAGGCCAAGAAGGGCCGCAAGAAGCCGATGGCCGGCTTCATCGCGGGCCGTACCGCTCCGAAGGGCCGCACCATGGGCCACGCCGGCGCTGTCGTTTCCGGCGGCAAGGGCGATGCGGAATCCAAGATCGCGGCGATGGAAGCTGCGGGCATCCGCGTTTCGCCTTCGCCGGCACGCCTCGGCAAGACCCTGGTCGAAGTCCTCAAGGGCTGA